One Rhodothermales bacterium genomic window carries:
- a CDS encoding low molecular weight protein-tyrosine-phosphatase: MDKKIRVMFVCMGNICRSPLAEGVFRHLAREAGSGDAFEIASSGTGGWHVGDPPDRRMRQTATRHGISLDGQRARQFERADFERYDHILAMDEDNLRHLEALSRHDAHRDKLALFRSHDPEPGDGNVPDPYYGGDSGFEEVYRIVHRTAGALLQSLRD; this comes from the coding sequence TTGGACAAAAAGATACGCGTGATGTTTGTCTGCATGGGGAATATTTGCCGAAGTCCCCTCGCGGAGGGCGTTTTTCGCCATCTCGCGCGCGAGGCCGGCTCCGGCGACGCGTTCGAGATCGCCTCGTCGGGCACGGGCGGCTGGCATGTCGGGGATCCGCCGGACCGCCGCATGCGCCAGACCGCGACGCGCCACGGCATCTCGCTCGACGGCCAGCGCGCCCGCCAGTTCGAGCGCGCGGACTTCGAGCGCTACGACCACATCCTAGCGATGGATGAGGACAACTTGCGTCACCTGGAAGCTCTCAGCCGGCACGACGCGCACCGCGACAAACTCGCGCTCTTCCGCTCCCACGACCCCGAACCGGGCGACGGCAATGTGCCGGACCCCTACTACGGCGGCGACAGCGGCTTTGAGGAGGTGTACCGCATCGTGCACCGCACGGCTGGGGCGCTTCTTCAATCG
- the xseA gene encoding exodeoxyribonuclease VII large subunit, which yields MSEPDLTAGRTPVWSVTEFIAKARRQVEREFGDLCLEGELSNFKRHTSGHCYFTLKDADAQVRCVMWQQQARTIYFRPEDGMLVQAYGRASIYEPRGDLQVVVRAMRLGGEGALQQAFTALKAKLAAEGLFDDAHKKPLPAFPRRVGIVTSGSGAALHDVLTILERRYPLLEVLVCPVQVQGMGAAESVVEAITAFNDIPAGDALRPDVLIVGRGGGSAEDLWAFNEEVLARAIFASEIPIVSAVGHETDFTIADYVADVRAATPSMAAELVAPDRRELLGLLRGLEGRLTVLLRQRIERSRQRLGALVASYGFRQPLYLLDQHKQRVDEYARRLQRTAPRMISLQQSRLESIRHRLTLLDPSRPLRQGYAVVEQEGRRIFSSHEFAPEGDLTLRFFDGKKAARLVDTATDGTDPA from the coding sequence ATGAGCGAACCCGATCTCACCGCCGGCCGGACGCCGGTATGGTCCGTTACCGAATTCATCGCCAAAGCGCGCCGGCAGGTGGAGCGTGAATTCGGCGACCTGTGCCTGGAAGGCGAACTGTCCAACTTCAAGCGCCACACGTCCGGGCACTGTTATTTCACCCTGAAAGACGCCGACGCGCAGGTTCGCTGCGTAATGTGGCAGCAGCAGGCGCGAACCATCTATTTCCGTCCGGAAGACGGGATGCTCGTGCAGGCGTACGGGCGCGCTTCGATCTACGAGCCCCGGGGCGATCTCCAGGTGGTCGTGCGCGCGATGCGGCTCGGCGGCGAGGGCGCCCTCCAGCAGGCCTTTACCGCGCTCAAGGCCAAACTCGCGGCGGAGGGACTGTTCGACGACGCGCACAAGAAACCCCTGCCGGCGTTTCCCCGGCGCGTGGGCATCGTCACGTCCGGATCCGGCGCGGCGCTGCACGATGTACTCACGATCCTCGAACGGCGCTATCCCCTGCTCGAAGTGCTCGTCTGCCCCGTCCAGGTACAGGGCATGGGCGCGGCCGAGTCGGTGGTCGAGGCCATAACGGCTTTCAACGACATCCCCGCCGGCGACGCGCTCCGCCCGGACGTGCTCATCGTCGGCCGGGGCGGCGGTTCGGCCGAAGACCTCTGGGCCTTCAACGAAGAAGTGCTCGCGCGCGCCATCTTCGCCTCGGAAATCCCCATTGTCAGCGCGGTGGGCCACGAGACCGACTTCACCATCGCCGACTACGTGGCGGACGTCCGCGCCGCCACCCCGTCCATGGCGGCCGAACTGGTCGCGCCGGACCGGCGCGAGCTGCTGGGCCTGCTGCGCGGCCTGGAGGGCCGGCTGACCGTTCTCCTGCGCCAGCGCATCGAGCGGAGCCGGCAGCGCCTCGGCGCGCTCGTCGCCTCGTACGGCTTTCGGCAGCCGCTGTATCTGCTGGATCAGCATAAACAGCGTGTCGACGAATACGCCCGCCGGCTCCAGCGGACGGCGCCCCGGATGATCAGCCTGCAGCAATCGCGGCTCGAATCCATCCGCCATCGCCTCACGCTGCTCGACCCGTCGCGCCCCCTTCGGCAGGGGTATGCCGTCGTGGAGCAGGAGGGCCGCCGCATCTTCTCGTCGCACGAGTTTGCGCCGGAGGGCGACCTCACCTTGCGCTTTTTCGACGGTAAGAAAGCGGCCCGGCTGGTCGATACTGCAACGGACGGGACCGACCCGGCGTAG
- a CDS encoding SDR family oxidoreductase, with the protein MDLHLQGKTALITGASRGIGKAIALQLAREGCRLVLCARDAGRLDEAARDIASETGADVATVAADITNPDAPARLVEAADKRFGGIDILVGNAGGNRRKSLVDTTDADWADIIELNLMGHVRSARAVVPAMKRQGSGSIVFVSSIFGREAGGPGLSIYNTTKSALISMAKILALEVAGEGIRVNTVAPGSIRFPGGSWDKRCIDDPEGMKVFIEQNLPLGRFGTAEEVADVVTFLSSDRASLITGACITVDGSQSKSLI; encoded by the coding sequence ATGGACCTGCATCTACAAGGAAAAACAGCCCTGATAACCGGCGCCAGCCGCGGCATCGGGAAGGCGATTGCGTTGCAACTGGCGCGCGAAGGATGCCGGCTCGTGCTCTGCGCGCGCGACGCAGGCCGGCTGGACGAGGCCGCCCGCGACATCGCATCCGAAACCGGCGCGGACGTCGCCACCGTCGCCGCCGACATCACGAACCCCGACGCCCCGGCGCGCCTCGTCGAGGCGGCCGACAAACGGTTCGGGGGGATCGATATCCTCGTAGGCAACGCCGGCGGCAATCGCCGCAAGTCCCTGGTGGATACGACGGACGCCGACTGGGCCGACATCATCGAGCTGAACCTGATGGGCCACGTCCGCAGCGCCCGCGCCGTCGTGCCTGCCATGAAACGGCAGGGAAGCGGAAGCATCGTCTTCGTCTCGTCGATCTTCGGACGCGAAGCCGGCGGTCCCGGGCTGTCGATCTACAACACGACTAAATCGGCGTTGATCAGCATGGCCAAAATCCTCGCCCTCGAAGTAGCCGGCGAGGGCATTCGGGTCAACACCGTGGCGCCGGGCTCCATCCGTTTCCCGGGGGGCAGCTGGGACAAACGCTGTATCGACGACCCCGAAGGCATGAAGGTCTTCATCGAACAGAACCTCCCCCTCGGCCGCTTCGGCACCGCCGAAGAAGTGGCCGACGTCGTCACCTTCCTGTCCAGCGACCGCGCCAGCCTGATCACCGGCGCCTGCATCACGGTCGACGGATCGCAGTCGAAGTCGCTGATTTGA
- the xseB gene encoding exodeoxyribonuclease VII small subunit produces MSNDEAPIHETLSFEEALQRLEQIIETLENDPPGIDEAVKTYEEGIALVRRCQERLEKAELRIQELRLE; encoded by the coding sequence ATGTCCAACGACGAAGCCCCGATCCATGAAACGCTCTCGTTCGAGGAAGCCCTTCAACGTCTCGAACAGATCATAGAAACCCTCGAGAACGATCCTCCGGGCATCGATGAGGCGGTGAAAACATATGAAGAGGGCATTGCACTCGTCCGGCGCTGCCAGGAGCGGCTCGAGAAGGCCGAACTGCGCATCCAGGAGCTTCGCCTCGAATAG
- a CDS encoding MBL fold metallo-hydrolase — protein sequence MLRYGGNTSCVSIALEGAMLIIDAGTGIRHLGRTISGSDEPLYMLFTHLHNDHIEGFPFFPPLYDTHHRIHLIEYRQGALQWSPLSMLDGVHFPMRPSAVIAEHALIEEAGPMFLRRHGMEVDTVRANHPGGAYGFRVTHAGRSFVHIPDNELNPPDSENPVPFAEFVRFCRGADVLSHDAMYTSDDMPAKWGWGHSQLDQVCRLAIEAGVRHLVLFHHDPERTDDAIDVLQDRARALLQPHGIECTAAYEGLTFNLGR from the coding sequence ATGCTTCGGTACGGCGGAAACACGTCGTGCGTGAGCATCGCGCTGGAAGGGGCGATGCTCATCATCGATGCCGGCACGGGAATCCGGCATCTCGGTCGCACCATTTCCGGCTCGGATGAACCGTTGTACATGCTGTTCACCCACCTCCATAACGACCACATCGAAGGATTTCCTTTTTTCCCCCCGCTCTACGACACGCACCACCGCATCCACCTGATCGAATACCGGCAGGGCGCCCTGCAATGGTCGCCGCTCTCCATGCTGGATGGCGTGCATTTCCCGATGCGCCCTTCAGCCGTCATCGCCGAGCACGCGCTCATCGAGGAGGCGGGGCCTATGTTTCTGCGGCGCCACGGCATGGAGGTGGATACCGTGCGCGCCAACCATCCGGGGGGGGCCTACGGCTTCCGCGTGACGCACGCCGGTCGTTCGTTCGTCCACATCCCCGATAACGAACTCAATCCGCCGGACTCGGAAAACCCCGTCCCGTTCGCCGAATTCGTCCGCTTTTGCCGCGGCGCGGACGTGCTCTCGCACGACGCCATGTACACCAGCGACGACATGCCGGCCAAGTGGGGATGGGGACACAGCCAGCTCGATCAGGTCTGCCGGCTCGCGATCGAGGCCGGCGTCCGACATCTCGTGCTGTTTCATCACGACCCGGAACGTACCGACGATGCCATCGATGTGCTGCAGGACCGCGCCCGCGCCCTGCTCCAGCCCCACGGCATCGAGTGCACGGCCGCCTACGAGGGGCTTACCTTTAATCTTGGGCGTTGA
- a CDS encoding DUF5706 domain-containing protein, whose translation MQEKKRKTVALDSRDEAQDATYPAFGEPVPADPPDENEAGGAGNGKKKKKKKQKKGDEKVSGSSRGIETLFRTSYRTNMDLSSLADTKANIMISINGIIISIILASISPKIDANPWLILPTTVLLISCLISIVYAVLSARPRVHKQTITLEDVRNNTANILFFGNYVSLKEQEYIAGMKELLQNSDTLYEQMIKDIYSLGLVLIKKYQLLRVSYTAFMFGLIAGVLLFNLVYLWVVFWPTGAAGAVLP comes from the coding sequence ATGCAAGAGAAAAAACGCAAGACCGTCGCATTGGATTCCCGCGACGAAGCACAGGATGCGACGTATCCGGCGTTCGGCGAGCCCGTGCCGGCGGATCCGCCCGACGAAAACGAGGCGGGCGGAGCCGGAAACGGGAAGAAGAAAAAAAAGAAGAAGCAAAAGAAAGGCGACGAAAAGGTCTCCGGTTCCTCCCGGGGTATCGAGACGCTGTTTCGCACGTCGTACCGCACCAACATGGACCTGAGTTCGCTCGCGGATACGAAGGCGAACATCATGATCAGCATCAACGGCATCATCATTTCGATCATCCTGGCGTCGATATCCCCCAAGATCGACGCGAATCCCTGGCTGATCCTGCCGACGACCGTTTTGCTCATCAGTTGCCTCATCTCCATCGTGTACGCCGTGCTCTCGGCCCGCCCCCGGGTGCATAAGCAGACGATCACGCTCGAAGATGTGCGCAACAACACGGCGAACATCCTCTTTTTTGGTAATTATGTATCGCTGAAGGAGCAAGAATACATCGCTGGTATGAAAGAACTGCTTCAGAATTCCGATACCTTGTACGAGCAGATGATCAAGGACATCTACAGCCTTGGCCTCGTGCTGATCAAGAAATACCAGTTGCTGCGCGTCTCCTACACGGCATTCATGTTCGGTTTGATCGCCGGCGTGCTGCTGTTCAATCTCGTGTATCTCTGGGTCGTCTTCTGGCCGACGGGTGCGGCGGGCGCGGTGTTGCCGTGA
- a CDS encoding SdiA-regulated domain-containing protein, with protein sequence MTHYLSVLIALGLLVLARPSDPPARAFASYDLDHPDAVYELPGVLREISGLTVLDDTHLGAVQDEKGRLFVINVETGEVVRETRFGKDGDYEGIELTPDGLFILESNGTLWRIDDWQRDDPDAEKIKTDLSSRYDTEGLAFDAVHNRLLIACKEYPGRGLKGRKTIYAYDLTQQKLIEEPAFIITPDAVTHLDRHPLNRALRGALTPLVDASGFKPSALAINPTNGLMYVVSSVLKSIVVLEPDGSVRAAVAIPESSFNQPEGIAFMPDGTLYLSNEGGAGPATLLRFRPR encoded by the coding sequence ATGACTCACTACCTTTCGGTCTTGATCGCCCTCGGCCTCCTTGTGCTCGCGCGGCCGTCAGACCCGCCGGCCCGGGCGTTCGCCTCGTACGACCTGGACCACCCCGACGCCGTCTACGAACTGCCGGGCGTGCTCCGGGAAATCTCCGGACTGACCGTGCTCGACGACACCCACCTCGGCGCCGTGCAAGATGAAAAAGGCCGGCTCTTCGTGATCAATGTCGAGACAGGCGAAGTCGTTCGCGAAACCCGGTTCGGAAAGGACGGCGATTACGAGGGCATCGAACTGACGCCCGACGGCCTGTTCATCCTCGAAAGCAACGGCACCCTGTGGCGCATCGACGACTGGCAGCGCGACGACCCCGATGCGGAGAAGATCAAAACCGACCTGAGCAGCCGGTACGATACGGAAGGCCTGGCGTTCGACGCTGTTCATAACCGGTTGCTCATCGCGTGCAAGGAGTATCCGGGGCGCGGTCTCAAGGGCCGAAAGACCATCTACGCGTACGATCTCACGCAGCAGAAGCTGATCGAGGAGCCGGCTTTTATCATCACCCCCGACGCGGTCACCCACCTGGATCGCCATCCCCTGAACCGGGCGCTGCGCGGTGCGCTCACGCCGCTGGTCGACGCCAGCGGGTTCAAACCGTCGGCGCTGGCCATCAATCCTACCAACGGGTTGATGTACGTCGTCTCCTCGGTGCTCAAGAGCATCGTCGTGCTCGAGCCCGATGGATCCGTCCGCGCCGCGGTGGCGATTCCCGAGTCGTCGTTCAACCAGCCCGAAGGCATCGCCTTCATGCCCGACGGCACCCTGTATCTCTCCAACGAGGGCGGCGCCGGACCCGCCACCCTGCTTCGGTTCCGACCCCGCTGA
- a CDS encoding BamA/TamA family outer membrane protein, translating into MPTRPTSALTSCAAGLGLALLLGLAGCTAARPYTAPAHRDWRSNPPALTDDHITYRVFLIGDAGSPPRDGYPDPLPLLGTKLDAAGERGAVVFLGDNIYCCGLPDSTHPDRSTAELRLRRQLDAVRDFPGRVVFIPGNHDWNNSARGGRAALAREEAYIESYLDRGNTFLPDDGFPGPAVVELTPAITLVALDTEWWLTRHERATGDAGDFEVEEEGDVLLELDEVLRDHDDEHVLVVGHHPIYSNAQHAGRYAFKTHLFPLTELWDRAYLPLPFVGSLYPLFVRLYGSRQDLAHPVYRAMRTGLERAFGEHESLIYAAGHEHSLQYFEGPRHRYIVSGAGARPEHVARGGGAAFTHMNTGFTALNYYDDGSVWLEVWEPDGAEGELVFRAEVEGPSREAVDPEVPAQASDAYPDYTDSTRTLAANPGYVRGGVYEFLLGRHNRDIWALPVTVPYLDLGREAGGLTPVKRGGGMQTFSLRLRGADGREYGLRSIDKDPSVSLPQALRNTVARDLVQDQIASIHPYGAFAIPPLARAAGIYHSEPRLVYVPDDPRLGVYRETFGGQLMMFELRPDEDMSDFPNVGRSEDVVSAQKMYAEIEEDNDNRIDVEAFVRARLFDILLSDWDRHKNQWRWAEFDDTDGKGKLYRPVPKDRDWAFNRFDGVLPSLARIGFDPKFQQFADDFGNLKGLTMNGMPQDRRLTGPASRAVWLAQAESLQAALTDDVIEQGIDALPASVVAFHGARLKATLKARRDRLPAAAEAYYLMGARRVDLFGSNKHERFEVHRLDDERTEVVVYSITRKGETRSEMYRRTFLRSETREVVLYGLDGDDRFVFSGDVRHGIAVRAVGGEGEDTFDDRSTVRAGGVKAVYYDTRASNTVAHAGRSTRIVRSDDPAVNAYDPLGFQYNVRLPQLFFGYNDDDGVYVGGGVRIVLNGFRKEPFAASHRLVANAAALTGAYNVLYDGLFVDALGRTDVALQAGIRSPRNIRNYFGLGNETQNTVADAEYYQARLAQATLAPALIFGEPGAQLAVGGHVRFTEVSDASGGIIAQLGISPESFDDQVYAGASATLTIDQTDRPANPSQGMRWISDARFNAGILHADAVYSRLASEWSLYLSPSLSPQVTLASRVGAAHLFGDFPFFEANTIGGRSTVRGWRSNRFAGRTSAYANTELRAKLADFSTYIAIGHLGALGFFDVGRVWTEADPSAGRVWHPGYGGGLWLDMFDAFVLTGTYGFSAEKRVLTVSFGFLY; encoded by the coding sequence ATGCCCACCCGCCCTACTTCCGCCCTGACCTCGTGCGCCGCCGGCCTCGGTCTCGCCCTGCTCCTCGGCCTCGCAGGGTGCACTGCAGCCCGCCCGTATACGGCCCCCGCCCATCGCGACTGGCGGTCGAACCCGCCGGCGCTGACGGATGACCATATCACCTACCGCGTGTTTCTCATCGGCGACGCCGGCAGCCCGCCGCGCGACGGCTATCCCGATCCCCTCCCGCTGCTCGGTACCAAACTCGATGCGGCCGGCGAACGCGGCGCCGTCGTGTTTCTCGGGGACAACATCTACTGCTGCGGCCTGCCGGACTCGACGCATCCGGATCGGTCTACGGCCGAGCTTCGCCTTCGCCGGCAGCTCGACGCTGTGCGCGACTTCCCGGGCCGGGTGGTTTTCATCCCCGGGAATCACGACTGGAATAACAGCGCGCGCGGTGGCCGGGCGGCGCTGGCGCGTGAGGAGGCGTACATCGAATCGTACCTCGATCGGGGCAACACCTTCTTGCCCGACGACGGATTCCCCGGGCCGGCGGTCGTCGAACTGACGCCGGCCATCACGCTGGTCGCCCTCGACACCGAGTGGTGGCTCACGCGGCACGAACGCGCCACGGGCGATGCCGGCGACTTCGAGGTCGAGGAAGAAGGCGACGTGCTGCTCGAACTCGACGAGGTCTTGCGGGACCATGACGACGAGCATGTGCTGGTGGTGGGGCATCATCCGATCTATTCCAACGCCCAGCATGCCGGCCGCTACGCGTTCAAGACCCACCTCTTCCCGCTGACCGAGCTGTGGGACCGGGCGTATCTCCCGCTCCCCTTCGTCGGCTCGCTGTACCCGCTGTTCGTCCGTTTGTACGGATCGCGGCAAGATCTCGCGCATCCGGTCTACCGCGCGATGCGAACCGGGCTGGAGCGCGCGTTCGGCGAGCACGAATCGCTGATCTACGCAGCCGGGCACGAACACAGCCTGCAGTACTTCGAGGGTCCGCGGCACCGGTACATCGTGAGCGGCGCCGGCGCGCGTCCGGAGCATGTCGCCCGCGGCGGCGGTGCCGCCTTCACGCACATGAATACCGGGTTTACGGCGCTCAACTATTACGATGACGGGTCGGTCTGGCTGGAGGTATGGGAGCCCGACGGCGCCGAGGGCGAACTCGTGTTCCGCGCCGAGGTCGAGGGGCCCTCGCGGGAAGCGGTCGACCCCGAAGTCCCCGCGCAGGCATCGGACGCGTACCCGGACTACACGGACAGCACCCGCACGCTGGCGGCCAACCCGGGTTACGTCCGTGGAGGTGTGTACGAATTTCTCCTGGGCCGGCACAACCGCGACATCTGGGCGCTGCCCGTCACGGTCCCCTATCTCGATCTCGGCCGCGAAGCGGGCGGCCTGACTCCCGTCAAGCGCGGGGGGGGCATGCAGACGTTTTCACTCCGGCTCCGGGGCGCCGACGGGCGAGAGTACGGGTTGCGGTCCATCGACAAGGATCCGTCGGTGTCCCTGCCGCAGGCGCTGCGCAACACGGTGGCGCGCGACCTCGTCCAGGATCAGATCGCGTCGATCCACCCCTACGGCGCCTTCGCCATTCCACCGCTCGCGCGGGCCGCCGGCATCTACCACTCCGAGCCGCGCCTCGTCTACGTGCCCGACGACCCGCGGCTGGGTGTCTATCGGGAGACCTTCGGGGGGCAGCTCATGATGTTCGAGCTCCGGCCCGACGAGGACATGTCGGATTTCCCGAATGTCGGCCGCTCGGAAGACGTGGTGAGCGCGCAGAAGATGTATGCCGAGATCGAGGAAGACAACGACAACCGCATCGACGTGGAGGCCTTCGTGCGGGCGCGCCTCTTCGACATCCTGCTGAGCGACTGGGACCGGCACAAGAACCAGTGGCGCTGGGCCGAATTCGACGACACCGACGGAAAGGGCAAGCTGTATCGCCCGGTGCCGAAAGACCGCGACTGGGCGTTCAACCGGTTCGACGGGGTCCTGCCGTCGCTTGCACGGATCGGCTTCGACCCCAAATTCCAGCAGTTCGCGGATGACTTCGGCAACCTCAAGGGGCTCACGATGAACGGCATGCCCCAGGATCGCCGGCTCACCGGCCCCGCCTCGCGCGCCGTCTGGCTCGCCCAGGCGGAATCGCTCCAGGCGGCCCTGACGGACGACGTCATCGAACAGGGCATCGACGCCCTGCCCGCCTCCGTGGTCGCGTTCCACGGCGCGCGGCTCAAGGCGACGCTCAAGGCCCGGCGGGACCGCCTGCCAGCCGCCGCCGAGGCCTACTACCTCATGGGGGCGCGACGCGTCGACCTGTTCGGATCCAACAAACACGAACGCTTCGAGGTGCATCGGCTCGACGACGAGCGCACGGAAGTCGTCGTCTACTCGATCACCCGGAAGGGCGAAACGCGATCCGAGATGTACCGCCGCACCTTCCTGCGCAGCGAAACCCGGGAAGTGGTCCTCTACGGGCTCGACGGCGACGACCGGTTCGTTTTTTCGGGCGATGTGCGGCACGGCATCGCCGTCCGCGCCGTGGGCGGCGAGGGCGAGGACACGTTCGACGACCGGTCTACCGTCCGCGCCGGCGGCGTCAAGGCGGTGTACTACGACACCCGGGCGAGCAACACGGTCGCCCACGCCGGCCGCAGCACCCGCATCGTGCGCTCGGACGACCCGGCCGTCAACGCGTACGACCCGCTCGGTTTTCAGTACAACGTCCGCCTGCCCCAGCTCTTTTTCGGCTACAACGACGACGACGGGGTGTACGTCGGCGGCGGCGTACGCATCGTGCTGAACGGCTTCCGCAAGGAGCCGTTCGCCGCGAGCCATCGGCTGGTTGCGAACGCCGCGGCGCTGACCGGGGCCTACAATGTCCTCTACGACGGGCTCTTCGTGGATGCGCTGGGCCGCACCGACGTGGCGCTGCAGGCCGGCATCCGCTCGCCGCGCAACATCCGCAACTACTTCGGCCTCGGCAACGAGACGCAAAACACGGTGGCGGACGCCGAATACTACCAGGCCCGGCTCGCGCAGGCCACGCTGGCGCCGGCGCTGATCTTCGGAGAGCCCGGGGCGCAGCTCGCCGTGGGCGGCCACGTTCGCTTCACGGAAGTATCCGATGCCTCGGGCGGGATCATCGCCCAGCTGGGCATTTCGCCGGAGAGTTTCGACGACCAGGTGTACGCCGGCGCGAGCGCCACGCTCACGATCGATCAAACCGACCGGCCCGCCAACCCCAGCCAGGGCATGCGCTGGATCAGCGACGCCCGGTTCAACGCCGGCATCCTCCACGCCGACGCCGTCTACAGCCGCCTCGCCTCCGAATGGTCGCTGTACCTGTCCCCTTCCCTCTCCCCGCAGGTCACGCTGGCCTCCCGTGTCGGGGCGGCGCACCTGTTCGGCGACTTCCCGTTTTTCGAAGCCAACACCATCGGGGGACGGTCCACCGTGCGCGGCTGGCGGAGCAACCGGTTCGCCGGCCGCACGAGCGCCTATGCCAACACCGAACTGCGCGCCAAGCTCGCCGACTTCTCCACCTATATCGCCATCGGGCACCTCGGCGCGCTCGGCTTTTTCGATGTGGGCCGCGTCTGGACCGAGGCCGACCCTTCCGCTGGCCGCGTCTGGCATCCCGGCTACGGCGGGGGTCTATGGCTGGATATGTTCGACGCCTTCGTCCTCACCGGCACGTACGGGTTTTCAGCGGAGAAGCGCGTGCTGACCGTGTCGTTCGGCTTCCTGTACTAG
- a CDS encoding phosphatidylinositol-specific phospholipase C/glycerophosphodiester phosphodiesterase family protein yields MDLKAWGRLCRMALAGVFLTLPATAQPAPLLRAHAHNDYEHERPLLDALERGFTSIEVDVHERDGELLVGHDADDLSPDRTIGSLYLAPIADRAAAHHGHLFQGDVPLQLLVDFKTDAAPTYAALERILEAYRPLLTRYENGVVYPGTVTVVVSGNRPREAMEAQRVRYAFYDGRLDDLDDKPHAPASLMPLVSASWRDIAPTGTASPGRRVRRRIRNLVNTAHAQGKKIRFWATPEDEDLWRLLYDAGVDYLNTDRLDAMKAFMELEREG; encoded by the coding sequence ATGGATCTGAAAGCATGGGGCAGGCTCTGCCGTATGGCGCTCGCCGGGGTTTTTCTTACACTGCCGGCGACGGCCCAGCCGGCGCCGCTGCTTCGCGCGCACGCGCACAACGATTACGAACACGAGCGGCCGTTGCTCGACGCCCTGGAGCGCGGCTTTACGAGCATCGAGGTCGATGTGCACGAGCGCGACGGTGAACTGCTCGTCGGCCACGACGCGGATGACCTGTCGCCGGACCGCACGATCGGGTCGCTGTACCTGGCTCCGATCGCAGACCGCGCCGCCGCGCACCACGGGCACCTGTTCCAGGGCGACGTGCCGCTGCAACTGCTCGTCGACTTCAAGACGGACGCGGCCCCGACCTATGCGGCCCTGGAGCGTATCCTGGAAGCCTACCGGCCACTGCTCACCCGCTACGAGAACGGCGTAGTTTATCCGGGCACGGTCACCGTGGTCGTGTCGGGCAATCGGCCTCGCGAGGCGATGGAGGCGCAGCGCGTTCGCTACGCCTTTTACGACGGCCGGCTGGACGACCTGGACGACAAACCCCACGCGCCGGCCTCACTGATGCCGCTCGTCAGCGCGAGCTGGCGCGACATCGCTCCCACCGGCACCGCGTCACCTGGCCGCCGCGTGCGCCGGCGCATCCGCAACCTCGTCAACACGGCCCACGCCCAGGGCAAAAAGATCCGGTTCTGGGCCACGCCCGAGGATGAAGACCTGTGGCGCCTCCTCTACGACGCCGGCGTGGACTACCTCAATACGGACCGCCTGGACGCGATGAAGGCGTTTATGGAGCTGGAGAGGGAGGGGTAG